One Triticum dicoccoides isolate Atlit2015 ecotype Zavitan chromosome 5B, WEW_v2.0, whole genome shotgun sequence genomic window carries:
- the LOC119305591 gene encoding auxin-responsive protein SAUR36-like: MGDDGAKAATTTIVRLRELLHKWALGARGDADDGEEEEETHAPAAGAGAGAGGAPPSIPPFVLRRLTRTVTVDSDDEGCHSPEAAPDVPRGYCPVYVGPEQRRFVIPTSYLGHPVFRLLLEKAEEEFGFRHEGALAIPCETEAFKYILQCVERHDKGLAADDVDVDEEANLRSVLEPASSIRHVS, translated from the exons ATGGGCGACGACGGCGCGAAGGCGGCCACGACGACGATCGTGCGCCTGCGGGAGCTGCTGCACAAGTGGGCGCTCGGTGCCAGgggcgacgccgacgacggcgaggaggaggaggagacgcacgcgccggcggcgggggcgggggcgggagcGGGAGGTGCGCCGCCGTCGATCCCGCCGTTCGTGCTGCGGCGGCTGACGAGGACGGTGACGGTGGACTCGGACGACGAGGGCTGCCACAGCCCGGAGGCGGCGCCGGACGTGCCCAGGGGGTACTGCCCGGTGTACGTGGGGCCGGAGCAGCGGCGGTTCGTGATCCCGACCAGCTATCTGGGGCACCCCGTCTTCCGGCTCCTCCTGGAGAAGGCCGAGGAGGAGTTCGGGTTCCGGCACGAGGGCGCGCTGGCCATCCCCTGCGAGACCGAGGCCTTCAAGTACATCCTCCAGTGCGTCGAGCGCCACGACAAGGGCCTCGCCGCCGACGACGTCGACGTCGACG AAGAAGCGAACCTGCGCAGTGTGCTAGAGCCAGCGTCGTCAATTCGTCATGTTTCGTAG